Proteins encoded within one genomic window of Thioploca ingrica:
- a CDS encoding nucleotidyltransferase substrate binding protein, HI0074 family, with amino-acid sequence MLELTSLEKALSSLEQAIVRSQREPMDEEVRDSVIQRFEYSYELSWKMLKRQLEIDSPTPVSIDAMGFKEMIRESAERGLINNPESWFEYRRQRNMTSHAYNEAKAKQVYKTALVFIQDAKTLLQNLKQRNV; translated from the coding sequence ATGCTTGAATTGACCTCTTTAGAAAAAGCCTTATCTAGTTTAGAGCAAGCTATTGTGCGTTCGCAAAGAGAACCAATGGATGAAGAAGTGCGAGACAGTGTGATCCAAAGATTTGAGTATAGTTATGAATTATCCTGGAAAATGCTTAAACGCCAACTTGAAATTGATTCACCTACACCCGTTAGCATTGATGCAATGGGTTTTAAGGAAATGATACGGGAATCGGCTGAGCGTGGTTTGATAAATAATCCCGAATCTTGGTTTGAATATCGGCGACAACGCAATATGACTTCCCATGCTTATAACGAAGCCAAAGCCAAGCAAGTTTATAAAACAGCATTAGTTTTCATTCAAGATGCAAAGACATTGCTGCAAAATTTGAAACAGAGAAACGTATGA
- a CDS encoding PilT protein domain-containing protein has translation MILVDTSVWIDFLHGKETPQVTQLEFLLGEREKVSLCGVILTEILQGIRDNRQYTETLYKLNTLNFLEMSQTVFVTAAEIYRELRKKGITIRKSVDCMIAAVALVNNCSLLHNDRDFEAIATSFPLILLN, from the coding sequence ATGATTTTAGTTGATACCAGCGTCTGGATTGATTTCCTACATGGTAAGGAAACACCACAAGTTACACAATTAGAATTTTTGCTTGGTGAAAGAGAAAAGGTGAGTTTATGTGGTGTGATTTTGACTGAAATATTGCAAGGCATTCGTGATAACCGTCAATACACGGAAACACTTTATAAACTCAATACACTAAATTTTTTAGAAATGTCGCAGACGGTATTTGTCACAGCCGCCGAGATTTATCGTGAACTGAGAAAAAAAGGCATCACCATTCGCAAATCAGTAGATTGTATGATTGCGGCGGTTGCACTGGTCAATAATTGTTCATTATTACACAATGATAGGGATTTTGAAGCTATTGCAACTTCTTTTCCTCTCATTTTATTAAACTAA
- a CDS encoding glycosyl transferase family 2 — MLSVIIPARNEESAIGQTIESIISNLKVAQIEHEIIVINDGSTDHTGKIVDAFEKQGIVHVIHHPQPGGYGHSLKEGILQASYDLIAITDADGTYPHDKLPELYKVIVEEGYDMVVGARTGPEYRGTFLKMPARWVFLWLSEYATGQKIDDINSGLRIFKKEIVLKYLHTISNGFSFTTTITLAALLNGYFVKYIPINYYKRIGKSHIRYWRDSLRSLQIIIENILYYNPFKLFLLLVNMMLSISLMAFLGFLVADNPKFTLFWGTNAAFSFAAAFIIAAIGLSADLIRRIATPSRNPRRWGGVGWGGVGFTR; from the coding sequence ATGCTTTCAGTTATCATCCCCGCACGCAACGAAGAATCAGCTATTGGGCAAACCATTGAATCCATTATTTCTAATCTAAAGGTTGCCCAGATCGAACATGAAATAATCGTGATCAATGACGGTTCAACAGATCACACCGGAAAAATCGTTGATGCCTTTGAAAAACAAGGTATTGTGCATGTTATCCACCACCCTCAACCGGGTGGTTATGGACACTCACTTAAAGAGGGAATTTTACAAGCCAGTTATGACCTGATAGCGATTACAGATGCAGATGGTACTTATCCGCATGATAAATTACCTGAATTATATAAAGTGATTGTTGAAGAGGGTTATGATATGGTAGTTGGCGCACGTACTGGACCAGAATATCGAGGTACTTTTCTAAAAATGCCAGCACGATGGGTTTTCTTATGGCTTAGTGAATATGCCACCGGCCAAAAAATAGATGATATTAACAGTGGGTTGAGAATTTTTAAAAAGGAAATTGTACTTAAATACCTACATACCATTAGTAACGGGTTTAGTTTTACCACTACAATTACGTTAGCGGCACTCCTGAATGGTTATTTTGTCAAGTATATTCCTATAAATTACTATAAACGCATCGGAAAATCTCATATACGCTATTGGCGAGATAGTCTCAGAAGCCTACAAATCATTATTGAAAATATTCTTTATTACAATCCATTCAAGCTGTTTTTATTACTGGTCAATATGATGCTGAGTATCAGCTTGATGGCTTTTCTCGGTTTTCTGGTTGCTGATAACCCTAAATTCACTCTCTTTTGGGGAACGAATGCCGCTTTTAGTTTTGCCGCTGCGTTTATTATAGCCGCTATTGGTTTATCTGCTGACTTAATTCGTAGGATTGCAACCCCATCTCGAAATCCTCGCCGCTGGGGTGGGGTGGGGTGGGGTGGGGTGGGGTTCACCCGTTAA
- a CDS encoding type 12 methyltransferase, with product MNNPSQIKSRETMSNAITQITHYHDWVFNSFKDFIKNGIALEIGSGHGIYSKKIAKLVHKLIVSDIDVRAIEIIKEHLKSINNIDYVVMDGVDNSKLPFQVDTIIAINIIEHIRNDDTFIKCCYDILNLNGRLIIFAPAFQILFSNYDRQAGHYRRYTKSQFRILLQNHFTIEKMHYFNKIGFWGWLVNKYSKSHINSKSTHSQIKLYDKLIPFLKYFDYLIPFIGQSVIVMATKKT from the coding sequence ATGAATAATCCTAGTCAGATAAAATCTCGTGAAACGATGTCAAATGCGATTACCCAAATAACTCATTACCATGATTGGGTATTCAATAGTTTCAAAGATTTTATAAAAAATGGAATAGCATTGGAGATTGGTTCCGGTCATGGCATTTATTCAAAAAAAATTGCTAAATTGGTTCATAAACTTATTGTTTCAGATATTGATGTTAGGGCGATAGAAATTATTAAAGAACATTTAAAATCAATTAATAATATTGATTATGTGGTAATGGACGGTGTAGACAACAGTAAATTACCTTTTCAAGTTGACACTATTATTGCTATTAACATTATCGAGCACATAAGAAATGACGATACATTTATTAAATGTTGTTACGACATATTAAACTTAAATGGTAGGCTCATTATTTTTGCACCGGCTTTTCAGATTTTATTCTCAAATTATGATAGGCAAGCTGGACATTATAGACGTTACACCAAAAGCCAGTTCAGAATTCTTTTACAAAACCATTTTACTATTGAAAAAATGCACTATTTTAATAAAATTGGCTTTTGGGGCTGGCTAGTCAATAAATATTCAAAGAGTCACATTAATTCCAAAAGTACTCATTCTCAAATCAAGCTTTACGACAAATTGATTCCTTTCTTGAAGTATTTTGATTACTTAATTCCATTTATTGGACAATCTGTTATTGTTATGGCTACCAAAAAGACTTAG
- a CDS encoding transposase, with protein sequence MYEHDHSYKLLFSHATMVKDLLRGFVHEAWVEELDFASLEKVSGSFISDDLRSREDDLIWRVRWSGEWLYVYLLIEFQSTVDPFMAVRIMTYLGLLYQDLIKHRQLTAQDQLPPVLPLVLYNGQPRWHSARNIRDLISVVPGGLERYRPQLEYLLLDEGALSEAELAPLQNLVAALFRLEKSQTVTDIQSILTNLIKWLQTPKQDSLRRDFITWLQRVILPKRLPQVQFPQIHELQEMRNMLAETVQQWYADAETQGLQQGLQQGLQQGLQQGLQQGLQQGLQQGLQQGLQQGLQQGLQQGKLEGERLIFKLQLQAKFGSLSLAIEEQIQALDAETLLHCAKRLLTAITIEEVFTDIP encoded by the coding sequence ATGTATGAACACGATCACAGTTACAAATTACTCTTTTCCCATGCGACTATGGTAAAAGACTTGCTGCGTGGATTTGTCCACGAAGCCTGGGTTGAGGAGTTAGATTTTGCTAGCCTAGAAAAAGTCAGCGGCAGTTTCATCAGCGATGATTTACGGAGTCGTGAAGATGACCTGATCTGGCGAGTTCGTTGGTCAGGAGAATGGCTGTATGTTTACCTCCTAATCGAGTTTCAATCGACAGTCGATCCGTTCATGGCGGTACGGATTATGACCTACTTAGGACTGTTATACCAAGATTTGATCAAACACCGCCAGTTGACGGCGCAAGATCAGCTACCACCGGTTTTACCTTTGGTCTTGTACAATGGTCAGCCTCGTTGGCATTCAGCCCGTAATATCCGTGACTTAATTTCAGTCGTGCCAGGTGGTTTAGAAAGGTATCGACCTCAACTGGAGTACCTGCTCTTAGACGAAGGCGCCTTGAGTGAAGCGGAGTTAGCACCGCTCCAAAATTTGGTCGCTGCGCTCTTCCGTTTAGAAAAAAGTCAGACCGTAACCGATATCCAATCGATTTTAACCAATCTTATTAAATGGTTACAAACACCCAAACAAGACTCTCTACGCCGAGATTTTATCACTTGGTTACAGCGAGTAATACTACCCAAGCGATTACCTCAGGTACAATTTCCCCAAATCCATGAATTACAGGAGATGCGTAATATGTTGGCAGAAACCGTACAACAGTGGTATGCCGATGCGGAGACTCAAGGACTTCAGCAAGGACTTCAGCAAGGACTTCAACAGGGACTTCAACAGGGACTTCAACAGGGACTTCAACAGGGACTTCAACAGGGACTTCAGCAAGGGCTTCAACAGGGACTTCAACAGGGACTTCAACAGGGAAAATTAGAAGGAGAGCGGCTGATTTTTAAGTTGCAACTCCAAGCTAAATTTGGCTCACTTTCCTTGGCTATAGAAGAACAAATTCAGGCGCTTGATGCTGAAACTTTATTACATTGTGCCAAACGGTTATTGACCGCAATAACGATTGAGGAAGTTTTTACCGATATTCCTTAA
- a CDS encoding ABC transporter ATP-binding protein, with amino-acid sequence MGFEIQESGAIYYDGKDLAMLDTVAVRQQIGVVLQQGKITAGNLFENIVGNSQLTHEDAKPLAL; translated from the coding sequence TTGGGGTTTGAAATCCAGGAAAGTGGTGCCATTTATTACGATGGTAAAGATTTGGCCATGTTAGATACGGTTGCGGTACGCCAACAAATTGGGGTGGTATTACAACAAGGTAAAATCACGGCTGGCAACCTGTTTGAAAACATTGTCGGCAATTCACAACTTACCCATGAAGATGCGAAACCACTAGCTCTTTAG
- a CDS encoding GCN5-related N-acetyltransferase: MSKHYLQPLFYPNSIAVFGASNTPDSIGHVLFKNLLENGYQGNLLAINPKYEKVQDQVCYPSLKEISGTPIDLAVIATPAKTVPDIIEACGKYGIKMAVIISAGFGEIGVQGMKLEKKVLINARRFGLRFLGPNCLGIMQPHIGLNASFTMSVAKPGNLALVSQSGALCSAILDWAGPNDIGFSSIVSTGSAADLDFGEILDYLVSDVQTHGILLYIEGIHQARSFMSGLRAVARIKPVVVIKTGRHESSIKAVMSHSGVKIGRDDAFDAALQRAGVLRVSTFEQLFFAAKTLASRYKAVGNRLAIVTNGGGPGVMATDRAIDLGIPIAKLSSNTVESLNQELPPSWSHGNPVDIISSASPECYQKAAMTCFQDPNVDAVLVILTPKAMTSPLEAARAIIDIADQSPKPLLACWMGGVQVEESHRLFMQARIPAFHTPESAIEAFYYLAAYHQNQKILLQTPGPIGPLDNPDVEGARMIIESVLSERRKVLTEMESKALLGAFHIPVVNTAIARTSNEALVLAEAMGFPVAMKVNSPDLLTQVSHKSDVGGVKLNITNAQSIREAFKSIMHRVQVQFPKARIEGVTIERMISKPHGRELIVGMIRDSVFGPVITFGMGGSMIEAVDEVAVSLPPLNHYLAATMIDKTRVSKLLDTFRRMPPVNRHALENVLLRISEMACELPWLQEIDINLIVDENGVIAVDGRIVVDYYTPSPDRYAHMAIYPYPAHLVTHWQLPDGTDITIRPIRPEDAEIEQTFVRHLSEESKYFRFMQTINELAPEMLVRFTQIDYDREMALIAVTYQEGKEVEIGVTRYAINPDGDSCEFALVVADQWQHRGIAQKLLTSLMDAARTRGLKIIQGEVLSNNFNMLKFMNKLGFSATVDENDRSLTWVSKQL; encoded by the coding sequence ATGAGTAAACATTATCTACAACCGCTGTTTTATCCGAATTCAATTGCCGTATTTGGAGCCAGCAATACCCCAGACTCGATAGGTCATGTCTTATTTAAAAATCTATTAGAAAATGGTTATCAAGGGAATTTATTGGCTATTAATCCCAAATATGAAAAAGTTCAAGATCAGGTTTGTTACCCTTCGCTTAAAGAGATTAGTGGTACACCGATTGATTTAGCGGTCATCGCCACCCCCGCTAAAACCGTTCCTGACATCATTGAAGCTTGTGGCAAATACGGAATTAAAATGGCCGTGATTATTTCTGCTGGGTTCGGTGAAATCGGGGTACAAGGGATGAAATTAGAAAAGAAAGTGCTTATTAATGCGAGACGATTTGGGTTACGTTTTCTGGGGCCAAATTGTTTAGGAATTATGCAACCTCATATTGGTTTAAATGCTTCCTTTACCATGAGTGTCGCTAAACCTGGTAACTTGGCATTAGTCTCGCAATCAGGTGCATTATGTAGTGCTATTCTAGATTGGGCTGGTCCCAATGATATTGGTTTTTCAAGCATCGTCTCCACTGGCAGTGCCGCTGATCTCGATTTCGGTGAAATTCTGGACTATCTTGTTTCAGATGTGCAAACCCACGGTATTTTATTGTACATTGAAGGAATTCACCAAGCTCGTAGTTTTATGAGTGGCTTACGGGCAGTGGCTCGGATTAAACCGGTCGTGGTTATTAAAACCGGGCGACATGAAAGTTCGATTAAAGCGGTGATGTCACATAGTGGTGTCAAAATTGGCCGGGATGATGCCTTTGATGCCGCTTTGCAACGCGCTGGCGTATTAAGAGTATCGACATTTGAACAATTATTTTTTGCCGCTAAAACTTTAGCTTCCCGTTATAAAGCGGTGGGTAACCGATTGGCGATTGTAACTAACGGTGGCGGACCTGGCGTGATGGCGACGGATCGCGCTATTGATTTGGGTATTCCAATTGCCAAGCTTTCTTCCAATACCGTAGAATCGCTCAATCAAGAGTTACCTCCTTCTTGGTCTCACGGTAATCCGGTCGATATTATCAGCAGTGCTTCGCCAGAATGTTACCAGAAAGCCGCTATGACTTGCTTCCAAGATCCGAATGTTGACGCGGTACTCGTGATTTTGACCCCTAAAGCTATGACCTCTCCTTTAGAAGCGGCTCGAGCCATTATCGATATCGCTGATCAATCGCCTAAGCCATTACTCGCTTGTTGGATGGGTGGTGTTCAAGTTGAAGAAAGTCACCGCTTATTTATGCAAGCGCGTATCCCGGCTTTTCATACGCCAGAATCAGCCATAGAAGCTTTTTATTACTTAGCGGCTTATCATCAAAATCAGAAAATACTTTTGCAAACCCCGGGTCCAATTGGTCCACTGGATAATCCCGATGTGGAAGGTGCTCGCATGATTATTGAAAGCGTCCTGTCTGAGCGCCGCAAGGTATTAACTGAGATGGAATCTAAAGCGTTACTGGGTGCCTTTCATATTCCCGTGGTTAATACGGCTATTGCTCGTACCAGCAATGAAGCCTTGGTACTGGCAGAAGCGATGGGGTTCCCGGTCGCTATGAAAGTGAATTCGCCCGATTTGTTAACCCAAGTCTCGCATAAAAGCGATGTGGGGGGTGTTAAACTGAATATCACGAATGCGCAATCCATTCGGGAAGCTTTCAAAAGTATCATGCACCGAGTTCAAGTACAATTTCCTAAAGCCCGCATTGAAGGCGTTACCATAGAGCGCATGATTAGTAAGCCGCATGGTCGGGAATTAATCGTGGGTATGATTCGTGATTCGGTATTTGGTCCGGTGATTACTTTTGGAATGGGCGGTAGCATGATTGAAGCCGTAGACGAGGTTGCCGTGAGCTTACCACCGCTGAATCATTACTTAGCAGCGACCATGATTGACAAGACGCGGGTATCCAAGCTACTGGATACCTTTAGGCGAATGCCGCCGGTGAATCGTCATGCTTTGGAAAATGTACTATTGCGCATCTCGGAAATGGCCTGTGAATTACCTTGGTTGCAGGAAATTGATATCAATTTGATTGTCGATGAGAATGGCGTAATTGCGGTTGATGGACGTATCGTCGTGGATTATTATACGCCTTCTCCGGATCGTTATGCGCATATGGCTATTTATCCTTATCCGGCTCACTTAGTGACGCATTGGCAATTACCCGATGGAACCGATATCACTATCCGTCCTATCCGTCCGGAAGATGCTGAAATAGAACAAACCTTTGTTCGGCATTTATCCGAGGAATCGAAATACTTTCGTTTTATGCAAACGATCAATGAATTGGCGCCAGAGATGTTAGTTCGGTTTACTCAAATCGATTATGATCGAGAAATGGCGCTGATTGCGGTTACTTACCAAGAAGGTAAAGAAGTCGAAATTGGTGTCACTCGTTATGCGATCAACCCTGATGGCGACAGTTGCGAATTTGCTTTGGTCGTTGCTGACCAGTGGCAACATCGTGGGATTGCGCAAAAGCTATTGACTTCGTTAATGGATGCCGCTCGTACCAGGGGATTAAAGATCATTCAAGGGGAAGTATTAAGTAATAATTTTAATATGCTTAAGTTTATGAATAAACTGGGATTCTCTGCAACAGTTGACGAAAATGATCGCTCTTTAACCTGGGTAAGTAAACAGTTATAA